Genomic window (Rhododendron vialii isolate Sample 1 chromosome 4a, ASM3025357v1):
GAAGATGGTGGTTTTCTTTGGGTGTTGGTAATTGCGTAGGGGTAAAGAGGTGCCCCATATCCACATCCGCTGGCAAGTGTTCAAATTTTGAGGCTTTTGGGGTTGAGGACCCTCCCCTAACCTTTCTGTTTGAACGTCggcttatctctctctccctctctctctctctctctataggcTTGCCTCTCCCTAGCTTTAAAGTAACCAAATTTttgcttattaaaaaaaaaagaagtagtaCACAGTTAGCCCAACAGCCCTAGACATCAGATAAGATGTCAAAAGAATTGTATGACGTGgatttgtttactaaacgagccgagccttgGGCTACTCACATCATGTTAAAAGAGCCGAGTTTGAGTTAGCTATTGCTTATCTCTTGTAGATAAGTTTGGCTTTGTATGTAACTGTTGATTCGGTATAGTCTCCTTTATTACTGGTATAGACTTCGAGTTCTTAAATACATTACCTATCAAATTGAGCTCGAGCTCTCTAATATTTGGGTAAGATTTAAGATCAAGCTCGATGAAATTTGAATGAGTCGAGCTCAAACACTCTCAAATTAATCTTGACTCGACTCGTTTTGCATCTCTAACTATGAGTCACGGGGGAATTCTAAAGGTGGTGATCTATTAAAATTCGTTTCTTTTGGTGAACTCATTGGGTTAGTAACCCTTGCGATATATGAGATTTATCGAGTGTCCACTTCCTGATGTTTAATCAAAACTAATTTTTGCACGAGCAATCGATTTGATCATCTTTTTTCAAAGAGGAAACGATTTTGATTATAGCTTCCCTATGGGGTCCACTTGAGCCATACCTTTGCTTTAGGTAGTCATTGGTCACCCTTCTTCTTTAATGACTGAGTCCTATTCATGGTCAAGTGTGAAATGATCTTATCCAGACTAAGATCAGATTGATCTTTCAAAGCTATAGATAtagtgaaaattgaaaaaaaaaaaaaaaaagaagctaatttTAGAAAGCACAAGTGTGAACCCTAAAAAGGCCACCCTATCGAAAATTCTTGCTTTCAAACAAGTTTGCGACTTTCAAATTATTGAACGTAATTAATGATAATGTTTGCAAAATAAATTCTAACAAGCAACCTTCGTACGAGGTATTGGCACATGGTGCCTCAGTGTGAATTTAATCTGTTGATGCACTCAGATCCAATGATTTAGAGATTGGTGTGGGGATGATTTGTGCCTTTCAACTAGATGAGCTTGCCACGATAGATTATCTATGAAAAAATCTTTAATGCAAAAAACTCTTTGATGTTCTCGGAGCACTGCTCTAACGATTTTTTTTCCACGACAAATTAATTTGCGTGGATCTCTCCAAAACCTAGTATGAGTACAATTCGTGAACTAATTAAATTAGCTTTAATCTTCTTGTCAGAAACTCTCGGGACGtacactccactccactccactccactccatgCGTAAGAGCGTGAAACGACTATTCTAGGAAAAGGATTAGGAAATGGTGAGAGATacaaaaatcaatcaaaagGGCCAGAGACATCTGGAAGGGGAGGGGGGGGCCTGATTTGGAGGATTGATCAAGACTGATCATCGACAGGGTGGAGATGGAAAATTACGTGAAACTGATGAGAGTCCCCGGCCCTTATGGTCCTCACTGGCCAGTGGCCACATCAGGTACCTTTTGTCACAGCTAGTTTTCGAGAAACTTCGTACTATAAATAGTACTAGTAATTCATATTTTGTGGATCCACCAATTAAACTACATTGGTCATTGGGCCACAAGCTTAGGGGTCCTTTTCTTGCGCTTCATAGTAAGACTTGTGAATGGGCCTCTAAGATTTCCCCATCACAAGGGAAAAGGGACCAAGTGAgattattagtatttttttttttcaggtgtTTGGGCCAGTTTACGcacatctcaattaattcttatTCAGTCAAAAGACAGGTCATTCATGCCAAGACTATatattcacaagaaattacgtTCTGTGGCCTGACACGAAGAATCAAACGCTAATCTCATTTATGTGGAGAGCGAACCCACGAACCAACCATACTAATCTTTGGGGCTAGCTACTTGGTAAGGATAAAAACTATAGTTAACAAACTAGTTATGAGAGTTGGGACCAGAATCAACGCTCAAAAAAGGGTCAACAAAATAGTTAAGTGCTTTTCAGAAGCTATATCTATATTTGGTAGGTCATTAGGTACTCCTAACCTTTAGATTTTTTCAAACCCTACAATAGAAATGTTGTTATTCCGGGACACGTACTTTAGGGAATAAATAATACTAGTAGTAGTCTAATTGTTTTGAAGTTGCTCAATTATTGTTCTGTTAGTTATTCTTGCACAAGAACGCTTTATCTTATCCAAATCCCCATGCATTAAAGATGGAAAATTACAATTATTTGGCATGGTCTCAATTATTTGATGAGATTCTTTCCTCTGATATTTTAGCAGTACCAATTAAAAATCTGTACGGTAGATTTCTTTTGAGAAGACTGTACGGTGGATTTTTGAACAATTGTTTTCCCACCATATGGCAAGCTGTCAATTTAAGTTTTCCATTTGGTCCTTGTGAGGTTAAAAAATCAAACGAATAATCAAAGGgtagtatttttttcttaagtAAAAAATATCCTATAAATGATTGGTCCGGATTGGCGTATGTCTAATTTAAGTAACCTTGAAATATAGAACATACAATGAGAATAtgcaaataaattaataatacaAATATGTTTATAGTGAGATTGTCCAGGTAGCATGCACCGACATGAGTTCTAATTACCCTTTCCTTTTCGGGCGTACGTGGGTGTGTTTTTATTCATAAAAGGCTCCTCTAGTTTTGCGTGTTATTAGAAAAACTAAAGGAATTGATTAGTTGTAGTAATAAATTGCTTCATTGACATTGACATTGAGTAGTGAATGTGGATATATAAAGGAAGAGAATAGGAAATAGTGGTAATCAAGTCAAGTGAAGTCAATTAAAGGTGAAAGGAAGATGAAACAAATATTAAGGGTTAGGTAAAAAATGGAAGTAAAAAATCTGGTCAACAATGAGCTAAATGAAAAAAGTCCACCTTCTTGTGTACGTGTGAGTTGTGACATGAAACTTGGTAGCTGCACTTTTCACAAAGTCTCCAAATTCCTcaccccgccccccccccccccccccacattTATTTATACCCCcaaagattctctctttctctctctctctctctctctctcttaaatatCCCATTTTCTCCACCTCTCTCTCACATAGCTAAAactccttccttttttttttttctcttctctccctctACATAGAAAAACAAGATGGTAGTGGCAACTCAAGTTCCAACTCAAAGTGAAAAAGTCAAAGAAATGGAGCTTCCAATCATAGATCTTTCAATCGAGAGATCAAAGGTGTCGAGCCTCATTGTAAAAGCTTGTGAAGAGTTTGGTTTTTTCAAGGTTATAAACCATTGCGTCCCTGAGTTCGTTATCAAAACAATGGAAGCAGAGAGCTGGGGATTTTTCGCGAAACCGGGATCCGAAAAGCAACGGGCGGGGCCGGCAAACCCGTATGGGTACGGAAGCAAGAGCATAGGGTTTAATGGGGATGTTGGTGAGGTTGAATATCTTCTTCTCAGCACCAACTTTCAATCCATTTCTCAAAGATCCAAAACTATCTCCAATGACCCCATCAAATTCAGgtactaattaattaaataaaatcctaattcatTCTAGCTGATGATGATGTATATAATACAGTATAAGCCGGCCATACTTTTAGAAATGAAgtttttttctcagcaaacgaaacaaatttattaaatctcgaaaggggtacatcgaggataGAAAGGGATGAGCAAACTAGCTCAAACCGAAaacaggaaaaacaaaagaagaatgaAAACTCAAACATCCAGCCGGAGGTTGGATTCGCAACTCCTCCGAGCTAAAGCTTCAGCTTACAGATACCTCCTAGAAAACATTTAAAATCCTCGACTGAGTACACCTTGATTACGAACTTGGCTTTCCATCCACATAGCCACTCTTGTCTTAATCTGGTCCCCCACCTCGCAAGCTGACCGTAACAcattgttgaaaacaagatcgTTCTTAGCAAGCCACAAAGAGCAAAAAAAGTCACCTCCCAAATGTGCCTTTCCAAACTCTTAAACCTGTTGTTAAACCACCAATTCGTTAGGTCCACCAAAGACGGGGGACAGACCCAGAGCATTTGCCACCACCCTAGAATAAGAGACCAAGTATTCCATGAAAACTGACAATGCAAGAATAAGTGTTCCGGGGTTTCCTCGAAGGTAACACAAAATGGGCATTTGGACAATGAACCCTCCTGAATCACATTTTTGCTCACGAGAAGAGATCTAGTTGCTACTCTCCCTTGTACAGCCAACCAAGAGAAGATCTCCACCTTAGGTGGACTAAGGTACTTACGTCAAAGTTGAATTTTCATTTTACGCACGCATATGGTCTTCTGAATACTTTTTTTGTggatacacacatatatatatataggaattttcaagtgagggatccctcattttgttaaaatgagggactttcatttcccgatcaaattttgaaaatccgaaccgttcaatgtgtgcagaaggtaattttaaggatccccgcgagaaatcagcaaaaaaaatgaccgggaagggcgtcatccgagcagttttttttgaacgttcaatgaaaactactcggatgaagcaattcccggtcattttttttgctgatttctcacggggacccttaaaatcacgttctgattactttgagcggctcgaatcattgaaattcgatcgggaaggggagtccctcattttaataaaatgagggatccctcaccggaacctaactctatatatatatatatatatatatatatagcattgCCTAAATATTGCTTTACATCTTCGAAGCCAAGCGGACTTCTTCAATTCAATACGCGCAAACGATACGATTAGCCGCAATGAAGTACTACGCGGGCAACATTAATCACGCGATTCATTCATTCCCATATCATAGAATACAATTTCTTTAGCTTAATTTGGATGTCAAATTGTTATCATGCCTGCCTTAGATTTTTAAATTCTAATAATTAACAAGAAGTTAATTTTAGGGCAATGCCGTGTAAAACACCCATAAAATATGCCGTGTAAAACAATTTAGGTCTGCTCAATCATACAGTTATATATATTTCTTAGCTACTCCATTATAGACACTTGAGGATCCATTCCAGCTTCATGCCtgatgcctctctctctctctctctctctctctctctccaaaagaCAATACAGTACCAGTTTGCAGTAGTTCAGaaatgaacacacacacacacacacacatatatatatagttgttgTATGTATCGTGCCAGCTGTCGGATCTCTTGTCTCGACCAGGTTGGGAAGGTTTTAGGATTTTCCGGCATGGTACTGTTTCAATACATGCGATGTtaaatttcttgttaatttcaaaCAGttgtttggaaaaataaaaaaaagaaaaggcgaTCCTATAATTGCTATACAAAAAAACCCCGTAGATTTTAAGTGGTCatttcattaattagtttttaacgTGATTTATTGAGAAGACATATATAGCTACACCATAGCTATTGAGGATTAGCCGTAGCGGCCGTGAATCTGTTTGTGTCAAGATGAAAGTGAAAACCTAGCTGAAACCAATCGATACACATGCAACCGAATTAAGGGCAAGCTGCACCCGAACAATTTAGTTAGAAAAATACACGGAATAAAGTGGTGTGTAGATTCAATTCATGTGATGAGAGCCTTTGACGAATCAGATTTCAAAAGCATGTATTATTATTTGAATATTATTGTTTGACTTTAATTTGACGTTATTCCGGTAATTGCATGGAGAAATTTTCCAAACGATATTGACTAAGAAAAACTTATGCAGCGCTTTTGAAGCAATGCTTAGAATAATCTCTCTTGATTAAGCTCTTTATATATGATAAGCTTACTCTACCGCCCCATTTAtcggagaaatttttcagtgccgagcgggtatatctCACGTGGTATCTGTTCGGCGCACCCGAGCAGTCCGATACACTTTTAGACGATTCGGATTGAAACTCTTTCTTTCCTCTCACTCCAAcactttctttctcatttttctctctttaaatccaagccgtccaaaaacgcaATGGACGACTCGTATGCACTAAACGGGCATCACgtgatacccgctcggcactgaaaaattcttCCATTTATCTTtagaaaaaattggaaaaagaaaaaggaaaagttgGTCTTACTAGGATCTTTTGTCACATGATTCTTCAAAACATCATACTTTCGCTCTCAATCTTCGTATTGTGTTCTCACTCAATCATCGCTCTCatgaattttagtagtttgggaTAGATTTCAAATACGCTTTTACGCTCGCGTTTGCAGTTGAGTATACGAGTTATCTGACCTAGATTAGGGTTGTGTGTACAGTATAGATACACGTGCCAAGTTGGACCATAGGAAAGAATCTTGCAAGTCACATGGCTCGTATAATTTTCTCCCGggataaatttcaaaaatctccCGAGGTTTTTGACAAATGTAGAGATATCCCCTGAAGTTTTTGAATTGACATCGACCCCCATGCTTTTGAAACTATTGTTCAAATTCCCCCATTTTGTTAAATTCAAACTAACGCTGttagtttttgttattaattgaCTGAGATGCCCTTCAATGTAAtttattgtttaattatttttgatggttgtctgtttttcatttttcattttttttctagtaGAGCTTTAATTTCGACATCAAATTAGACCcaatttttacaattttttgtcGAACTTGTATGATTACATATGCATTTTAAATTATCATAGtcattctctatttttctttttcttttttatcttcaGAGTTTAGTTTTCAAACTGGAGGGCACATATAGATATCTAATCAACCATAATGAAAAAATAACACGATCCTCATATTGATTCTTCTAAGAAATAAAATCTGTGTAAGTACACATTGATCAttctttaagtttttttttcttctaccaGTGCATTAATGATGAAACATAATTATTATAACTAATGAACTAATAGCAAAAGTAAGaaggaaaaatacaaaagaTTAAAGAATTGTTATACTGACTTTATTTTAccgaaaaaatattaaaaatacaaaatacattttttgtatGGTGGATTAGGATTTTACGTGCgtcttttacttttcaaaatccacgcaggagaaaaaaaatagaccATGATTATCAAATCATAAAATGCATAACTCGTTATACAAGTTTGACCAAAGTATGTATACCTCAAGTCTAATTTTGCTAAATATTGAATTgcaaattcaaagaaaaaaccTAACATACAAACTTTAATAACCAATaaactttcttcttttgtttcggGATGTGATGAGTTAGGAATACTCAAAACATTAACTTtataaagaaaatgagatacatgaaagaaaaagaattaactATGTAAAAATAATGATCATTGAAATATAACAAGTAAAGAGAATTATTCAAATTTGACCAAATAAATTTAGTTAGTTTTAATTTAACATTAAAAACTccaattaggaaaaaaaaaaaaaaagaacaataagaCCTGATTGTATAATTTACCTAATACTTGAggtcatttttattatttagtAGTTAAAACTAACGGCGTTAGTGTGAATTTAATAGAATGAAGGAATCTGAATAATAGTTTCAAAAGTAAAGGAGGTTAGTGTCATTTTAAAAATTTCGGGGACAAAAATTTCAGGGGATGTCTCTGCATTTGTCAGTAATCTCAGAAGAGGTcggtgaaatttacccttttctCCAAGAAGGTAGGTTTCTGGTACAAGATGATGTAACATAACTTGTCATGCACACTTTTGTACCATCCCTTCCTCCAGCTCCCTCATGCATTTACAGTGGCATTTTCCATCCACCACCTTCTGTCCTTTCCCTCCTCGCGGGAGGGGGAAGGACATTACATGTACGTGCATTCCTCCATCTCTTTTTTTCCACAAAGTGTATATTCAATTTAACgatattaaattatttacacggTTAGTGttaacatttatttattttcaaatcaattacaaTTCACCACGTCATCATGTTGATTTGACGACATCCGACGTGGTGCaatgtttttgatttgaaagaaacaaatatttacattaCTATATATATAACCTATTCTCTCTTTTAGTAGATACCCAACTACAAGATCACTGCATTTTGCTATGATTATCCACATGAGCACTTGATGTTTGGTAGAAGTGACAATTTCCTCTGCTCCCATCCCTGCCTCCCATCCCCCTATCCCAATCCAAGCGCGTATTTTCCGATCGGCAAAGAATTCCTCCTATAGCGCGTATTTTCCGATCGGCAAAGAATTCCTCCTATATACTCGATTTACCCGATCAGACCGCCGACCCCGAAAAAGGAATTAACATTTTGTACTTATTGTAGATTTCAACTATAGAAACATAGCAAGCGTAAAATACCAAATAAGAAATTAGTATTTCATTTcctagttattttttttttcgtaagcTCTCATAACTCATTGGTTCTTTATGTTATTTTCTTATCAGAACCCTCTCTAGAAGGAACTTAGTTCAACAATGAATGATCATCCGATTATTTTTCGGTCCCGACATCTCTCCGATAAACCGCTCCAACTCCACCTTGATATGAAATGGGATGGGGACGAGCGACTATATATATGACACTACTTGCTTGAAATATAGTTTCAAATATACCAATATGGACCCAATACTTTTTATTCTTCATTTACCGATCTCATATTTTACGAAATCAATTCCTTTTCGGCTGTCTAAGAACAGTTTGGAGCTCAGCATGTTTGGAAGTACATGAAAACTAATTCGTCCTAAACAAAATTCTCATATCTAATTCACTAAAATTCATCCTATGCACAAAATTCTCCAATCTAATTCACTCATTCGTCATATACAATAAAATGGTTAAAACACGAAGAGAAGTAGTtcgatagttttttttttttggggtcaaaaCGGAAAGTACAAATATAATATGAGAACCCACCCCATGGTGGTCACTATTATTGTACTGTGTAGAGCTCACTTTGGATCTCATGCGACTCGAATCATTTGTATAATACTAGGGATGAGCTCCTCACACCGATCGGTACACTATTGACACCACAGGCGATGCCAACCTATCAGCCGTGGGGTCACCTGACACCATGAGACAAAAAATTAGAGTTAGCATATAAATTCTGTCCATTAGTAGTCTGTATGACCCTATGTCCAACATTGCAACCCACTCTCTTCTACAGTCTCATAACTCCAGCATAATTTGGTCAGTTTGTTGTCCTCccccctctctttttctttgtcttcaaacaatttttttttgtgtccccTACctctctcttaaaaaattattgcacTCGAGAAATTTTGGAAAGAAACACCACTTAAACTTAACAACATGAGTATTTATGATACTCTTTCATTAATTAAAAGCTTAGTTGAATGTATAGTTATTGATTTTGGAATCTGATCTAAACTTTTTACGTAcaaatatatctcaaaaaacttttatttatttttaattatgaacTAGGAAGTAATTTCCGTGTGGAATAATCAGAATTCAAATAAATGACTGACCCCAGCGTTAATAATtcaattttgttgattttaaaGTAGTACTGTATCTGAATTTTGTGGTTTATTGTTACAGGTGTGCAGTGAGTAGTTACATAGAAGAGGTGAGGGGTCTGGCATGTGAAATACTGGATTTGATGGCAGAGGGATTAGGGGTCCCACACAGTACCCCACCATCAGTATTTAGCAGTCTAATCAGGGACGTTGATAATGACTCACTCCTCAGGCTAAATCACTATCCACCGCTGATCAAGGATAGAGACACGTCACCTTCCCCGTTCCATCATACTCATATTCCTAGTAGTAATctccatcatcaccaccac
Coding sequences:
- the LOC131322380 gene encoding gibberellin 2-beta-dioxygenase 2-like — translated: MVVATQVPTQSEKVKEMELPIIDLSIERSKVSSLIVKACEEFGFFKVINHCVPEFVIKTMEAESWGFFAKPGSEKQRAGPANPYGYGSKSIGFNGDVGEVEYLLLSTNFQSISQRSKTISNDPIKFRCAVSSYIEEVRGLACEILDLMAEGLGVPHSTPPSVFSSLIRDVDNDSLLRLNHYPPLIKDRDTSPSPFHHTHIPSSNLHHHHHHHHHHHNHNHNNNNNRIGFGEHTDPQILTILRSNDVGGLQISPEDGVWVPVSPDPNAFFVNVGDVLQAMTNGRFVSVRHRALANSNKPRMSIAYFGAPPLHSRITPLPELLIPGFRPALYRPFTWAEYKKAAYSLRLSDSRLDLFRTQERDVETA